Sequence from the Maribellus comscasis genome:
CAATTGCGCCCGCAACCATTTCGTTGGTTCCCGCATGATAAGGATGAGCCTTTACAATCACCGGATTTCCCGCTGCCAGAGCAGAAGCCGTGTCGCCACCAGCCGTAGAAAAAGCAAGAGGAAAATTACTGGCTGTAAAAACCACAACCGGGCCAACTGGTCGTAACATCTTCCGGATATCGGCACGTGGAAGCGGCTTTCTATCGGGTAGCGCAGGATCAATTGTTGCTTCCACCCAGTAACCGTCTTCCAAAACGTTGGCAAACATACGCAACTGGTTTACAGTACGACCACGTTCACCAGTGATTCTTCCTTCCGGCAAACCTGTTTCTGCGCAGGCACGCCGGATTAAGTTATCTCCCAGAAGTTCGATTTCTTCCGCTATCAAACGTAAAAAATCAGCACGCTCCTTTCCGCTTTTATTCTTGTACTCTGCATATGCCGATGCTGATTTATTCACCGCTTCTTCCAATTCCCCGGTTGTTGCCTGAACAAAAAGCTCGGGCATCTCTTCAAGCGTAAGCGGACTAAAGGTTTGAAATGTTGTTGAACCCTGCGACGATAAATTAAAACCTATTATATTTTTTCCGTGTATCATATGCGATATTTTAGAGGTTCAGGTAATCCGGTAATTCAGGACGAGTTTTCAAAGCTGCATTTAAAATTGACAAAACACGCTCACGCTCCTCTCCTTCCAATGGCAAACGTGGTGCACGGACATTTTCATTTCCCAATCCGGTAAGACGCTCCGCCAATTTGATATTTTGAACCAATTTTGTTGAAACATCGAGTTCCAAAACCGGCAAAAACCAGCTATAAATTTTGAGTGCTTCGTCAATTTTTCCTGCTTTGATTAGGCGGTAAATGGCCACAGTTTCTTTTGGAAAGGCACAAACCAAACCCGCAACCCAGCCATCGGCACCCATTAATAAACTTTCCATACCCAAAGTATCAACTCCGGTTAAAACCGCAAAACGATCGCCAAAAGCATTTTTCATACGCGTTACATTCGAAATATCGCGCGTTGACTCTTTTACTGCCTGAATGGTTGGCAAATCTTCCAACTGCCTGAAAATTTCAGGAGATAACCATATTTTATAATCTACCGGATTATTGTACAAAATAATGGGCAATTCAGTTGCTGTTGCCACTTCACGCAAAAAAGTTACTGTTTCCCGTTCATCGGAAGTGTAGCGCATTGGCGGAAGCAACATTAATCCATCTGCTCCAAAATCTCGTGCTTTTAACGCTGCATCAACAGCAAATTTTGTCGACTGTTCGGCGATATTCATCAATACCGAAATCCTGTTTTTTGATGCACTTTTCGTATGTTTTAACAAGGCATCTTTTTCCTCCTGCAATAAAGTGCTGGCTTCTCCCAGCGATCCCCCGAGGATAATGCCATCTACTCCGGCTTCAATTTGAGCTTCAAGATTTACATCAAATGCTTCAAAATCCAACTCATCAGCCGATGTAAACTTTGTTGTAATTGCGGGAAATATTCCCTTCCATTCAAAATTCATGTTGTCTTATTTTATCTATTAAATATTTAATCACCTTTTATTCTTCAAAAATAGTTTAAAGCTGTAACACGAACTGTTTTGATATTATCATGAACCAATACTATCTTATCTATGTTTTATCAAACAAACCATTATTAGGGAATATTATATATTATTTAAGATTACTTTTTTAAAAAACCGATATGAAAATTCTACCTTTCAAAATTGCGAAACCCATCGATCAATCCATTTGGATTCAAAATGACACGCTCCCCCACCTCTATGATATTTTACACCAGCACAACGAGTTCCAGATTACACTTATAAAAAAAAGTACCGGTAATGTGATTGCCGGCAACCAGTTTGTCGCATTTCAACCCGGTGATATTTTTGTTTTTGGTTCGGGCTTACCACATGCCCTTCGAAACGATCCGGAATATTACCACGAAGAAAACGGCCTAAAGGCACAGGCTTTATCCATATATTTTGAAAGTGAAGTTTTTGGCGAGGCATTCTGGAACCTCCCTGAAACTAAAATGATAAAAGAATACATGCAAAAAGCCAGGCGCGGACTTTTTTACCCCGGCGCTTTTCATCCAAAAGAAGCGGAAATTATTGAAAAGGTTTCAAAAGAAAACCAAATAAACAGGTTACTTCTCGCATTGCAACTGGTAACCCGTCTTTCCAAATCTAATCATGGGCAGATTCTTGCAACCGAAGGGATGTATAACAACCTGAATGAAACCGATGAAAAACGTCTTGATGCTGTTTTCCGGTTTACCTTAAATGAATTTTACAGGCCAATTAGCCTGGAGGAGGTTGCCGGAGTTTCAAATATGACAGTAAATTCGTTTTGCCGCTACTTCAAAACACGAACACGAAAAACTTACATCGATTTTTTAACAGAGTACCGAATCGGGCAGGCCTGTAAATTGCTGCAGCAGGAAGAATTTAATATTTCAGATATTTGCTACCGTGTCGGTTTTGGAAACCTGTCGAATTTTAACCGGAAGTTTAAAGAGATAAACGGATGCACACCAAAACAATTCAGAAAAAGACAAATGCTTCAAAACCTTACAAATTAATTGTGATTCTTAAAATCAAATCCATAATTTTATCGCTCAAACAAACATAAAACAATCGTCGTTTATGAAAAACAAATTTGGGTTTGCAGGAATTTTAGCACTCGTAATTTTTCAAATCGGATGTACACAACAACCTTCCACCGATCTTTCCGAAACCGCTTTTATTCCAAAACCGGTTAGTATTGATGTTACCGGAAATTCTTTTGAATTAAAAGAATCATCTGTTATTTATTATGAAGAAAGTGTAGAAGGACTTCAAACGGTAGCTGAATACCTTGCCCTGGAAATCAAACGGACTTCCGGCGTAAATTTAAAGGTGGAGTCGACAAATGCAACACCTAAAAAAGGAGTATATTTTACTGTTGTAAACGAAGATTCAAAATTAGATACCGAGGGCTACGAGCTAAATATTGGCAAAAAACTGATTGCAATAAAAGCCAAAACAGTTGCGGGATGTTTTTATGGTGTGCAGACCTTGTTACAAATTATTCCGGAGAAACTGCATGCTGAAGATCCGATAGAATTTGCAACGGGTATCATTCGCGATTTCCCTGAGTTCGGATACCGTGGAGCGATGCTGGATGTTTCACGTCATTTTTTTAATGTTGAAGAGGTTAAACAATTTATTGATTTTCTGGCCATGTATAAAATGAATATACTGCATTTGCATTTGTCAGACGACCAGGGATGGAGAATTGAAATAAAGTCGTGGCCAAAATTAACAGAAATAGGCGGAAGTACGGAAGTTGGTGGCGGAACCGGTGGCTTTTACACCCAGGAACAATATACGGAACTGGTAAAATATGCACAGGAGAGGCAAATTACAATCATCCCCGAAATTGACATGCCGGGGCACACCAATGCTGCACTGGCTTCTTATGCCGAATTAAATTGCGATGGAAAAGCCCGTGAATTATACACCGGAACAGAAGTTGGGTTCAGTACATTTTGTACTGACAAAGAAATAACCTACCAGTTTATTGATGATGTAATTCGGGAGTTGGCCGCTTTAACACCGGGACCGTACATTCATATTGGCGGCGATGAGTCGCATGTTACAGCCCACGATGATTATGTTTATTTTGTAAACCGGGTTCAGCCAATTGTATTAAAATACGGCAAAAAAGTAATTGGTTGGGACGAAATTGCCAATGCTGAACTGGTTGACGATGCCACGGTTCAGTTTTGGGCCGACGTGGAAAACACAACAACGGGAGTTGAAAAAGGTGCCAGGGTAATCATGTCGCCGGCAGCACGGGCCTACCTCGATATGCAGTACGATTCCACAACTCACCTCGGGTTACACTGGGCGGGTTATATTGAAGTTGATCATGGATATACATGGAACCCGGCAACACTGGTACCCGGAGTTACCAAAGAAAACATCATCGGAGTTGAAGCCCCTCTTTGGTCGGAAACAGTCACAAATATGGATGAAGTAGAATTTCTGGTTTTTCCGCGCTTACCCGGTTATGCGGAAATTGGCTGGACAGCTCCTGAAAAAAGAGACTGGAACGAATACAAAATGCGTCTGGCAAAACATGGAAAACGATTTGAAGACTTAGGAATCAATTTTTATAAGTCGAAGCGGGTTCCGTGGGAAGAATAAGAAATTTTTAGCAAACAGAATAAAATCAGCAAGGCGGGATGCAGAAAATGCATCCCGTTTTTTTTAGTTAAATTCAACACGGGCAATTCGTCCCTCTGCACCGGCAACAAAACCAGCTAATTTTCCCAGCACGGCACGAAATGTATAATAATTGGTTTCAACAAGAAAACTCCAGTTCTTTCCCCCGTCAGCTGAAAGATCACAGCCTGTTTTGCCAATAGCAAAGAAGAAACTTTCGTTTTCACCAGCAACAAACTGCGCGCAAGAGCGGTATTCATCAGGCATTTTTTTTGCGGAAATCCAGTTCTTTCCCCCGTCGGTTGTGTAAGCAGCAATCTGTTTATTTTGCTCAGGTTTGTCATATGTGCCGCCAATAACAACTCCTTCCCTCTCATTCTTAAAACTAATCGAAAAAATTCCGGACGACGGTTTTCCCTGAATCATTGGTGTTGTTACAAGTTCCCAGTTTTCACCAAAATCTTCCGAATAAAAAACGCGGGCTGCTGCTCCTCCCGTTGCAATCCATGCCTTCCCTGAGGATAAAAATTCAATACAGGTATTTGATGCGGCAAAATGAGCTTCTCCATCCACCACAGCCGGAAGGTTCTCTATCTTTCTCCAGTTTTTCCCTCCATCTGTCGTTTTTATCAGCAAAGGCTTTCCGTCAATCTGGTCGCTTACCGCCAGCCCTGTATCACTGTCGGAAAATTTCACGCTGTCGAAAAAAGCGCCATGCGCAGCATTTTTATACACCACCTTCCAGCTTTTTCCACCGTCTTCGGTTAAAAAACCAAAATCGGGTCCGGCAACTCCAAAAACCAGGGCCTTGTTTTTATCCCACGCATGAATACTTCTGAAGTCATTCGCTGTTTGCCCGGTAACCTTCACATCAATCCAATTCTTGCCTCCGTCAGTTGACCGCAAAACAGTTCCGCCAGAACCACTCGCCCAAATCACGTTTTCATCCACAACAAACAACCCCCGAATACTCGCATCGGAATTTGTCTGCAATTCCACAAATTCAAATTTGATATTTGTCAATGTTTCATCTTTTTTCTGCTCAACAGCAGATGTGAAAATATTTAGTGTCCAGACTAAAATAATTCCTGGAAGTAAATGATTCATATTTTTACTGTTTTATCAAGGGTACAAATCTAACTTTTATTCATGTTATTGTTGATCTATTAACTTTCTTCCCAAAAATTTGGGTTCTTTTTTTCTTACTTTTGTCTGCAACTACAACCAGCTATGCGTAAAGTAACGGAAATTAATAAAGTTATAAATGAACTTCGTAAAGGTAAAATTCCCGCCTACGAGAAATTATTTAAACTCTATTACCCCAGATTATTTAAATATGCGCATCATTTTCTGGAAGATTCTTTTGTTACAGAAGATCTCATTCAGGAAGTTTTTATTGAAGTATGGGACAAAAGAAAATTGTTTGTGAGCGAGAAGCAATTTACCTCCTATCTTTTCAAAATAGTCCGAAATAAATGTCTGAATATATTAAAACGAAAAGTAATAGAAGAAAAATACTTAAGCTATCAGGCTCAGTTAAAATCAGAGGAGTTATATCACATAAGTTTTCGCATTGAGGACGATTTTGATTCCATGGAGAAGAATCTGTCTCAAATTATTGAAGATGTTATCACTCAAATGCCTGACCGTTGCCGTGAAGCCTTTCGCTTAAAATGGATTGAGGGCAAAAAAATACGGGAGATTTCAAAAATCATGAATATTTCTACTACGATGGTCGACAAACATCTGGCCAAGGGGCTTGAAATTGCACGGGAAAAACTTATACCGCCGTTGTTGCTGTTATATATTTGCACAAAAGGTGAAAATACTTAAAGCGACAAAAGGTAAAAATGAAGTCTACACAGCACTCTGCTTTCCCTTCTCAAAAAATATAACTTTTCAGGTTGGTAAAATTAAAACTGGATTGTCTATTCTATACAACCACGCATAAAAGTATGAGTACAGAAGATATAAAAGAGTTAATTCAAAAATTTTTGGAGGGAAAACTTTCGGAAGAAAAAGAGGAATTCCTGCTTTCCTGGATAAAAAAGAGCGAAACAAACAAAAATCTTTTTCTTTCGGAGCAGGAGAATTTACAAAATAATTTACTCTCTTCAACTGATCGCCGACTGGAAATGAGATGGCGCTCGTTATTGAAAAAAACTCAAAATACAGAAAAACATCAAAAAGGAAAAATAAGATTACGAAGAACTGCTTCTGTAGCTGCAGCATTTATTTTGGGGGTTTTGTTCACTTTTTGGGCAAGTGAAACCCGGAACGTAACATCAGCATTGGTTACTCAAAACATCTCAACTCCCCTGGGAGCAAAGACAAATTTTGAATTACCCGATGGTTCTGTAGTTTGGCTCAACTCCGGTTCTAAGCTTTCCTACCCTTCAGAATTTGGAGATATTCGTTCAGTAAAACTCACAGGTGAAGCATTCTTTGATGTCAAAAAAGACAAAAAACATTTTGTCATTTCAACAGAATATGGCAACGTAGAAGTTCAGGGTACATCGTTTAATGTAAAAGCTTTCAAAAATGAAGTTTTTGAGACGACGCTTGTTTCGGGAATTGTAAGCATTACCGAAAAAAATACAAAAAAACGGGTTACTCTGCATCCCGGACAGCAAGCCGATATTTTGGAATCAAAAATTAGTGTAAAAAATGTCGATACTGAACTTTACACTTCGTGGAAAGAGGGAAAACTTATCTTCAGGGAAGAATATTTACCCTCGGCAGTTAAACGACTTGAAAGATGGTATAATGTTACGATTGAACTGGACGACGATCCGCGGTTATCAAAAATCTGGTATTCGGGAACACTTGAAATGGAGTCTTTCAGCGAAGTATTGGAATTACTAAAGGTTACGGCTCCGATATCGTATCATTACAATGAAAAAACCCGTACAATACGGATATTTTATGACTAGATAATTTTTCAACCTTAAACGAAATGCCTATGTAAAAACTCTTTAAACCTGAATCCTTATGATTTCAAGAGAATAAAATCATTTTTACTCTTAAAAATTGAAGATTCGCCTTTAACCTATTTATAAAAAAAGAGGCAAAACCACTGTCCGCCAAGTCATGTGATATTCACCTCTTAAGAATTTTGATTTAACACAAGTAATTAAACCAAAAAGCAAAATTATGAAAAAAATTCGGTTATGCCCGGGTAACATGCCCGTGGCATATAAAATGCTAATGAAAATGAAACTAACAGTCTTTCTAATTCTAATCACATTTTTAGGCAGTATCGCTTCAGAAAGCTATTCGCAGTCAACGAGGCTAACCTTAAATATAAGGAATTCAACCGTGAAAGAAATTCTAGGCCAGATTGAAGATCAAAGTGAATTTCGTTTTTTTTACAGCGATAGAGTGGATGTTGACAGAGTCACGTCAATCTCCCAAAAAAATAAAAGAATCTTCGAGATTCTGGATGAATTATTTGACAATACCGGAGTCACCTACGAAGTAAGAGGCCGGCAAATAGCGCTTTCCAAAGACGAAGAGATCACTAATTTTTCTTTTCTGCAGAGTCGCCAACAGCCAAATACCGTCACAGGTACCGTGACAGACGAGAATGGAGAACCGCTCCCCGGTGTAACTGTAATGATTAAAGGTACAATGCAGGGTACGATAACCAATATTGATGGAAATTACACACTGCAAAGTATTCCAGCAGAAGGGGTTCTGGTATTTTCGTTTGTCGGAATGAGATCACAGGAAATTGAGGTTGGTAATCAAACTTCAATTGATGTAAGCATGGTTACCGATGCAATTGGTATAGACGAAGTTGTAGCTATTGGTTATGGAGTAACAAAAAAATCGGATTTAACTGGTTCCATAACAACCGTAAAATCTGAAGATCTCGAAAATGTAAAAATGCAGTCAATAGACCAGGGACTTGTCGGAAGGGCCGCAGGTGTTCAGGTAATCAGTTCATCTGGTGTTCCGGGGTCAGCACCCGCGGTTAGAATCCGTGGAACGACTTCTCTGCAAGGTGCCAACGAACCGCTGTATGTCATTGACGGATTCCCTATTTATGCAGGCGGAGGCAGTGGCAATGCAGGTGGGCAGGCTGGATCGTCCAACATCAGCGGTATTTCCAGCATTAATCCGAATGACATCGCCAGTATCGAGATATTGAAAGATGCTTCGGCAACTGCAATATACGGTGCAAGGGCAGCAAATGGCGTAGTTCTGATAACTACAAAATCCGGATCGATCGGAAATGATAAAATCTCGTTTTCTGCAAATTATGGTTTCCAAAACATTACCCAAAAACTTGATATGATGGATGCCTATAATTATGCATTGTTACAAAATGAAGCAGTGGTGAACGATGGCGGAGCTGCCATATATTCAGATGAAGACCTGGCAGAAATTCAAAGCCATCCTGAATTGGCAACGAACTGGCAAGATGAGGTATTTGTAACGGCTCCAACGCAGGAATACAATATTGCTTTTACAGGCGGAGATAAAAAGACAAATTATGCAATAACCGGTGGATATCTTAAACAAGACGGTATTGTTAAGAACACGGATTTTGAACGTTTTACAGCACGATTAAATCTTAGCCGTCAGATGAACAATTGGTTAAAAGCAGGAACACATATCACCGCCAACAGAATTTTTTCAAATCAACAAAACACAGACGCCGGTAATGTCATCAGAGGCGCTCAGCAGTTTAATCCAATATTTCCAATTTATGAAGGAGAGGGTTATTCTTTTGTCCCGATGAACGATGGCGGATATACCGATGTTAACGACGGCATATTAATCAATAATCCGGTTGCCACTGTTAATGAAGTGCTTCGGCAAACTCAACGAAATGGTATTCTGGGCGACATTTTTGTAGAAATTAAACTTACCCCTCATTTAATAGCGAAAGTAACAGGTGGTGCCAATATATCAAACGTCAAGAATGACACCTATTTACCCATGTCAACACGTGAAGGAGTTGGAAATTCCGGAGTTGGCACAATTGCTTACAACCTTAACCAAAACTGGCTAAATGAGAATACGTTAAGCTATATTAATGATTTTGGTGAACATTCAGTAAGTGCGGTCGTTGGTGCTACTTTTCAGGAAAACTATTTTGAAGGTGTTTCAGCGTCTTCTCAAGGATATACCAACGATATTCTTCAGGAAAACAATTTAGACGGTGGCGAAGTCTACAATACACCATATTCAAGTAAAACCCGGTGGGGTTTGATATCATATCTCGGTCGTGTTAACTATTCTTATAAAAGTAAATACCTGGCTACAATAGCAGGGAGGATTGACGGGTCCTCAAGATTTGGAGCTGACAACAAATACGCTTTCTTTCCTTCAGGTTCTATCGCGTGGAGAGCAAGTGAAGAGGAGTTTATCAAAAATCTGAATGTATTTTCAAATTTGAAAATTCGCGGAAGTTTTGGATACACCGGTAATCAGGAGATTGGACTGTACAACTCACTACCAACAACAGGAACCCAAACTTATACGTGGGGTGATGGTTCGCTCGCAACCGGAGTTAGTCCGAATAAAATTCCAAACCCGGGTCTGAAATGGGAAAAAACCGGGCAATTTGATTTTGGTGTTGATTTCGGCTTTTTTAACAACAGACTGGGTGTTACGGTCGACTATTATCATAAAAAAACCACTCAAATGTTGTATAGTGAGCAAGTACCTTATTCTTCCGGTTTTACTAATTTCCTTAATAATATTGGCAGCATGCAAAACAAGGGAATAGAGTTGGAAATAAGGGGTGATATTTTCACAGGAGATTTTAAATGGGATGCCAATTTTAACCTGTCTGCAAACCGGAATAAAGTACTTAGTCTTGCGGGAGTTTTGTACAAAGATGTGGGGGCAACTCAGGGCGATGTAAAAATTGACAACTGGCTCAGACGTATTTGGGTAGGAGAATCAATTGGTGCATTCTTTGGATGGCAGTTTGATGGAATTTTCCAGAATCAGGATGAAGTTGACGCACATAATCAGACCATTGGAAATGCCTGGATTGGAGGAAGAAGATATAAAGATGTATCCAGCGAAGACGATAATCCCGAGGACGGAAAATATACAGGTGCACCCGATGGAATAGTTGACAACGCTGACAGACAAATTATCGGGAATGCTCTTCCTGATTTTATTGGAGGTATGAACAACAATTTGTCATATAAGAACTTTAATCTTAATGTTTTCTTCCAATGGTCGGTAGGAAATGATATCTTCAGCTATGATAAAACGCAGCTTACATTGCCAACAGGAGGACAAAATGTATTAGCTTATATGACAGATCGCTGGACATCTTCAAATCCAAGCAATGTGTTGCCAAAAGCTACAACAAACAGACAGATTGTGATTAATGATTATTACGTGGAAGATGGATCCTACCTGAAAATTAAAAATATCCTGCTTGGTTACACATTCCCTCAATCATTGATTAGAGGTATTGACAGGCTTAATGTCTACTGTTCACTAAATAACTTTATCACTTTCACCAAATACTCAGGATATGATCCTGAAGTGAGTTACAGGGGTGCTTCAAATCTTACTATGGGAGAAGATTACAGTACATACCCTCAGTCGAAAACTGTGATGTTTGGTGTTAAAATTGATTTTTAATTTTAAAAATTGAAAAAGTATAAAATTATGAAAAAGCTGATATGTTTAATATTAATAATAATACCTGCAACCCTTTTTAATTCGTGTAGCGATTTTCTTGAGGAGAATCCCGTTGACAGGTATGTGGTAAGTAATGTATATACTGATGAAGCGGGAGCTATAGCATCAGTAACTGCAGTATACAACAGGCTGTATTCTCTATATGAAAGACTTATGTATTTGGTATTTGACTTACCCGTGGATGACGAGAAGAACGGGCAAGGTATGCCAAACCAATATCTACAAAATCTGGAATATATGAGACATACACCAAACAATACGTTTATAAGGAATTTCTGGAGGGATAGTTACAATGCAATCTACAGAGCAAACAGTGCCCTCGAACAGATTCCAAATATAGAAATGGATGAAACACTGAAAACCAGGTTGATAAATGAAGCAAAATTTCTCAGAGCATTATACTATTTCAATTTGGTGAGGGCATTTGGTGATGTCCCGCTGGCGCTTGGGACAAGTATAGAAGAAACAGTAACAGAGCGTGCCCCGGTGAGCGAAGTATATGCCCAAATTATTAATGATTTAAATGATGCAAAGGCATTACCCAAAAGCTATTCAGGATCAGATGTAGGAAGGGCAACCAGCGGAGCTGCATCAGTGCTTCTTGGTTATGTTTATGCAACGATGAAAAATTGGAGTGCAGCTGTAACAGAGTTAGGTGCTGTTGTTGATAACGAAGGTTCTTATGGATATGGACTTTGGGACGATTTAAAAGACAATTACCGGATTGCTACAGAAAATGGCAAAGAGTGTGTATTTAGTGTTCAATTTGCAGATCCTCCCTCCAATGGGAACGGCGACATGCAGCTTTCCGGTCCAAAATATACATTACAAGCCGAATATGGAATCATTGCAATACCGGGAATACAGGGATGTAATGAAGCAGATATTCCTTGTGAAGAACTTTACAGCCAATACGATGACGAAGACCAGAGAAAGTTTATAATTTTTAGCAAGGAATTTGTTAGCCCGACGAATGGGCAGACCTATTATACACAGATTCCTGTTTATCATTCGCATTGGGAAGATGGTGAGACAGTATCTGGCAATTCAGATTGTAACACCTATGTTCTTCGTTACGCAGATGCATTATTATTGTATGCAGAAGCTTTGAATGAGAACGGAGATCCCGAAAATGCTTACACCCATCTCCAGAGAGTAAGAAGCAGAGCTTATAAAAATGATTCCAAGGGTGTTTTGGAAGGAGATAAAACACAGGAAAATGTCAGAGCATGGGTGCGACAGGAACGTTGGCAAGAACTTGCCCACGAAGGGAAAAGATGGTTTGATCTGGTTCGCTGGGGAATACTAAAGGAAAGAATGACAGAACATGCGAACAACGAAGTTGCCCTTGGTGGTTACGAATCACATAAAAAACAAGAAATTATTGCAAATTTTAAAGATGCGATGAACCTTATGCCCATTCCTCAGGAAGAACTCGACGCCAACCAATTGTTGGTTCAAAATCCAGGATGGGAATAGATAGTCGATTTTTGTTTAGTTAATGTTACAGATAGCTTTCAGTTCATCTGAAAGCTATCCCTTCTTAAATATTGTATTAATTTTACGATAATCAACTTTTAAGATAGAAACTATGTACCAAAATTATCAAATCCGAATTGTCTTTTTACTGGCTATTTTCAGCGTGTTAATTATCTCCTGTTCTCCCCAACAGGAAGAAACCAGGCAGCCGCCAAATATCATTTATATCATGAGT
This genomic interval carries:
- a CDS encoding dihydrodipicolinate synthase family protein — its product is MNFEWKGIFPAITTKFTSADELDFEAFDVNLEAQIEAGVDGIILGGSLGEASTLLQEEKDALLKHTKSASKNRISVLMNIAEQSTKFAVDAALKARDFGADGLMLLPPMRYTSDERETVTFLREVATATELPIILYNNPVDYKIWLSPEIFRQLEDLPTIQAVKESTRDISNVTRMKNAFGDRFAVLTGVDTLGMESLLMGADGWVAGLVCAFPKETVAIYRLIKAGKIDEALKIYSWFLPVLELDVSTKLVQNIKLAERLTGLGNENVRAPRLPLEGEERERVLSILNAALKTRPELPDYLNL
- a CDS encoding AraC family transcriptional regulator; protein product: MKILPFKIAKPIDQSIWIQNDTLPHLYDILHQHNEFQITLIKKSTGNVIAGNQFVAFQPGDIFVFGSGLPHALRNDPEYYHEENGLKAQALSIYFESEVFGEAFWNLPETKMIKEYMQKARRGLFYPGAFHPKEAEIIEKVSKENQINRLLLALQLVTRLSKSNHGQILATEGMYNNLNETDEKRLDAVFRFTLNEFYRPISLEEVAGVSNMTVNSFCRYFKTRTRKTYIDFLTEYRIGQACKLLQQEEFNISDICYRVGFGNLSNFNRKFKEINGCTPKQFRKRQMLQNLTN
- a CDS encoding beta-N-acetylhexosaminidase gives rise to the protein MKNKFGFAGILALVIFQIGCTQQPSTDLSETAFIPKPVSIDVTGNSFELKESSVIYYEESVEGLQTVAEYLALEIKRTSGVNLKVESTNATPKKGVYFTVVNEDSKLDTEGYELNIGKKLIAIKAKTVAGCFYGVQTLLQIIPEKLHAEDPIEFATGIIRDFPEFGYRGAMLDVSRHFFNVEEVKQFIDFLAMYKMNILHLHLSDDQGWRIEIKSWPKLTEIGGSTEVGGGTGGFYTQEQYTELVKYAQERQITIIPEIDMPGHTNAALASYAELNCDGKARELYTGTEVGFSTFCTDKEITYQFIDDVIRELAALTPGPYIHIGGDESHVTAHDDYVYFVNRVQPIVLKYGKKVIGWDEIANAELVDDATVQFWADVENTTTGVEKGARVIMSPAARAYLDMQYDSTTHLGLHWAGYIEVDHGYTWNPATLVPGVTKENIIGVEAPLWSETVTNMDEVEFLVFPRLPGYAEIGWTAPEKRDWNEYKMRLAKHGKRFEDLGINFYKSKRVPWEE
- a CDS encoding WD40/YVTN/BNR-like repeat-containing protein, with amino-acid sequence MNHLLPGIILVWTLNIFTSAVEQKKDETLTNIKFEFVELQTNSDASIRGLFVVDENVIWASGSGGTVLRSTDGGKNWIDVKVTGQTANDFRSIHAWDKNKALVFGVAGPDFGFLTEDGGKSWKVVYKNAAHGAFFDSVKFSDSDTGLAVSDQIDGKPLLIKTTDGGKNWRKIENLPAVVDGEAHFAASNTCIEFLSSGKAWIATGGAAARVFYSEDFGENWELVTTPMIQGKPSSGIFSISFKNEREGVVIGGTYDKPEQNKQIAAYTTDGGKNWISAKKMPDEYRSCAQFVAGENESFFFAIGKTGCDLSADGGKNWSFLVETNYYTFRAVLGKLAGFVAGAEGRIARVEFN
- a CDS encoding RNA polymerase sigma-70 factor; this encodes MRKVTEINKVINELRKGKIPAYEKLFKLYYPRLFKYAHHFLEDSFVTEDLIQEVFIEVWDKRKLFVSEKQFTSYLFKIVRNKCLNILKRKVIEEKYLSYQAQLKSEELYHISFRIEDDFDSMEKNLSQIIEDVITQMPDRCREAFRLKWIEGKKIREISKIMNISTTMVDKHLAKGLEIAREKLIPPLLLLYICTKGENT
- a CDS encoding FecR family protein, translating into MSTEDIKELIQKFLEGKLSEEKEEFLLSWIKKSETNKNLFLSEQENLQNNLLSSTDRRLEMRWRSLLKKTQNTEKHQKGKIRLRRTASVAAAFILGVLFTFWASETRNVTSALVTQNISTPLGAKTNFELPDGSVVWLNSGSKLSYPSEFGDIRSVKLTGEAFFDVKKDKKHFVISTEYGNVEVQGTSFNVKAFKNEVFETTLVSGIVSITEKNTKKRVTLHPGQQADILESKISVKNVDTELYTSWKEGKLIFREEYLPSAVKRLERWYNVTIELDDDPRLSKIWYSGTLEMESFSEVLELLKVTAPISYHYNEKTRTIRIFYD